The sequence AAATCAGCGTCACAGGTGAAGCGAACTGCTTCTAAAACTCTGCTTTCTATACTCGAAGTAGGAGAATCATCTTCTAACAATTTTACTAAGTTATCAATAAAATCTTTATAAGATTCAAATGGATTTTTTAAAGGAACAAAATTAAGAGTAAGTTGCGAATTAAAGGTTTTTTTAGAGTTAGTAGAAATCGTTCGCTTTTGAGAATTTTCATATACCCAACCAGGGCTTGACTTGGCAATAACGATTCTGCCATAGTCTTGTCCATATCGGCCTGGTAGTTGGTTAGAAGGCGCGTGATTTCGTATATAAGTTAATAAACTATCAACAGTTACTTCTCCTGTGTCTTGTTCAATTGCTCCTCCTTGTAAACCCTGAAGTAAGTAGTGAGTGAAAATACTATTTTTAAATTCTTTACTTTCATAAGAAGGGAGATCTGGCGGAGATGAAACTATTGCAACTCGGCCTGTCTCTTTGGAGAAAAATCCTTTATCTACCAATTTTTCATCAGTCTGTATTTTGCTTACTCCAATATTTATTTCTTTAGTAAGCGGAGGTATAAATGCTCCACTATGACAGCTATCTAGTATAAAAAGAACGCACTTTGCAGGAGAACTTGAAAAAACATCTTCATATAGTTCATCCATTCTTAACCCTAATCTTCTATTTTTTGTAAGTAGATTCGCAATATCTACGTCATAAGTTCCCAAATAAGCTTTTCGATTTTGTTCTCCCAGAATAAAGCCATGTCCCGAAAAATAAACTAAAACAGTATCTTTATTAGTTGTTTTTATTACAATTTCTTTATAAAGTACTTCATGTATGTTGTCTGTAGTTGCATTTTCACCTAGTAATAAAGTTACATTTTGTGGTAAAAAAATACCAGTATCTGCATTTGTTAAAACCTCGTATAAATCTTGGCAGTCTTTTTCTGCATACTTAAGATTTCGTAAGTGTTGAGAATCTTTATAAGTATTAATTCCTATTAAAACAGCATAGTTAGTTCCATTGGTATTCACTTTTTATTAACCTCATGTATAAATAATGTACTGTTAGAACAAAATTAACATGCTTATTTATGACTCATATCGTCGAAAGCTAATACTCAGGGTTTTCTTAAAGAAATCATGCAAATTCTGCTAATTGTTGGGCTTCAAGCATTTGAGTTTCTAAAGGCGGTTGCAATACCCAAGGCTTCTAGCAATGACATTACGGGCCTACCTACAATCGTTCAGAATGATACATCACTACCCGTAATAGTGGAGAAGGATACAGTAATCGTACCAGCCCAGAAGGAAGGCTTTAAGAGAGTATTTCTTGGAGAGGATTGTTGGTATGCAATCCTCATTTCTGGAGAAATGCTTGCTGACAGCAATTCTCATTATGATAATTGCTGCCTTTTCCCGCACCTGGGTTATTCAAACTAAGCATTTTTACTCATAAAATGTAGTTCATGAATTTCTATGTATATTAAATATATTTATTTAATGAAATAGGAAAACTTTTATCCTTCAGCCATTATTTTTTTAGCCTCTTCTAGTATTTCTTCATCAGAAAAGTCAGTTTTGTTTATCCCTTGATTCCGGCTTTCCTGTATCAACTTTTGTTGTGCTTCTTGCAGTGGATAGATGGTGGTTTGACTTATTCCCGAAACAAAACCTAGTCCTTCAAATTTGTCAGTAAATACAGCAACTGACTGATGATGTTCAGGAAAACGAACAAAAAAGTTTTCATCTGTTGAGTTTTGATGAACTTCTATTAACCGTATATTTTCAGTATCTGCTACTTTTTTAGCTCCAGATTCTAGTCCAGACGTAGTTACAATAATTCCACATTTGGCTCTTACATCTTTAATAATGTAAGCAAATGCAGCTATAATATTTTGATCTATTCTAGCTTGATTTTTGTAA comes from Tolypothrix sp. PCC 7712 and encodes:
- a CDS encoding restriction endonuclease — translated: MLENQTDWKKYEEYTRAILNDKIVKKYLEEQFNLPNIKIQSKEKFSGNSGTEWEVDAYGYDENDLILIECKHYKNQARIDQNIIAAFAYIIKDVRAKCGIIVTTSGLESGAKKVADTENIRLIEVHQNSTDENFFVRFPEHHQSVAVFTDKFEGLGFVSGISQTTIYPLQEAQQKLIQESRNQGINKTDFSDEEILEEAKKIMAEG